A stretch of DNA from Bacillus sp. Marseille-Q1617:
TTTTTTTGCCTTCAAGACCGAAAAAAGCTGCAAGTGTTATCATGTATATATCCAATTTAATGAAGAAAACCCTCTTTTTTGAAACAAAAACGATTCAGTCTTCGTTACATAGATAAGGAGAGTCAGAAGGAAAGGAGAGGTTTACAGCAGTGGACGAATTTCAGCTCATTGAAAAGGCAAAGAAGGGGGATCTTTCCGCCTACAGCAAATTGATCAGCGACCATTCCCCAATCGTGGAACGCTTTGCTTTCCAGATGGGGAACCACATTGATGATATTCCGGATATCAGCCAGGAGGTTTTCATCAGGGTATACCGTTTCATCGATGGTTTTACACATGCGAAATTCACGACCTGGTTATATAAGATAACGTTAAATGTCTCCAGGGACTTTAAACGCAGAGAAAGTCAGCACAACAAGAGGGTCAAAAAGGTGATGAACGAACCTTTGGTGGAATCGACAGCCCCTTATATGCGTGTATTGAGAGAAGAAGAGGATCAGGTTCTTCACGAATGTCTCCAGGAGCTTGACGAGAAGTACAGGATCCCTATCATCTTGTATTATTTTCATGAAAAGAAATATGAAGAGATAGCCGATATCCTGTCCATCAATTTATCAACGATCAAAACCCGGCTGCTAAGAGGCAAAAGCATGCTGAAAAAGTTGCTTGAGGAAGCGGAGAAAAGGGAGGGAACCATCAATGGATGATAAAATGTTTGAAAAAAGGCTGGAATTATTAGATCGTTCGTATAAAAAAATGCCGCCGCAGACAGATTCCGCTTCAATCATCTCTGTCATTAGAAAGGAGCAGTCCCTTTCCGTTAAAAAACGTTCCCGTCCTCTTATTCACTGGCCATATGCTGCCAGTTTTATCGGAGTCTTATTAATTGGAACAGTGCTCGTACTGCAATTAACGTTGGGCAGTGACAGTGCGCATGAACCGCAGCAATCCGGACCGCAATCATCACAGGCTGGATACAGCAATGAAACAAGCGAAGAGCTGGATGCGCAGATAGAGGATGCAAAAGCACTCTATGAATTGCGCAAAACACAGGCGATGGCAAGACTGGGGTTGAATAACTCAATGTTCAGCGGAACACAGTTCAATAGGGATGCTCAAGGTCATCTATTATATGTAGAAACGATCCCTAAACGTAATTATCCCCTTGATCAGAAGCTGGAGTGGGTAAACAACGGGAAAGAATGGATAGAGGAATCCTTAAGGACACCAGATATGATGATCGGCACCCTTAAAGGCGGGATGACGATGATGGAAGCAGAAATTTGGACGGCAGAATTTTTGGAAAAACAAAAAGGACTTCTCCCGCTTTATGAAGAAAAACTGCAGAAATATAAAGAATGGTGGAAACCCCATATCGAGAATGGGGAAATCAATGTGAAAGAATTGAATGCAGTTCAGCATTATCCGCCTGAATTCAGAAGCATCCTGGGCGGCATGACAAACAATGCGGTAAAACTCATTTACAATAAAAAACAAGACGTACTCGAAACGTCCATCGACCTTGAGTATGTGAATATGATCTCCAACAATGCGTTGCCGGAAGTATATGTTTCATATATCCAAACAAGCCAGTCTCCTGTTCTGGCCGCAGGGGAAATTACGACAGGGTGGAAGGAAGCAGGTGACCGTCTGATGCTGCTTGAGGACATGTTGAAAAAATTGCCGGAGGATTCCAGATTCAGAAACGAAGTGGAACTTGATTATGACCTTCTCTATCAACACTATGTGAACGGCGGCGTCAACCAGCCGATTTTTACAGAGATGGGTCAGTTGAAGCCGGAAGTCCAGGAAGCGTATCAATATCTTGTGGAAAATTATTCTTCATATAAAACCGCTGAAAGTCTGCAAGGGGTCTTGGATGAACTGAGGGAATTGAATGGCAAAAAGCCGGAACGATGGGTGCAGCATACGCCGGTCATCATCTCGTCAGAAGTGGAAAAGATATAC
This window harbors:
- a CDS encoding RNA polymerase sigma factor; this translates as MDEFQLIEKAKKGDLSAYSKLISDHSPIVERFAFQMGNHIDDIPDISQEVFIRVYRFIDGFTHAKFTTWLYKITLNVSRDFKRRESQHNKRVKKVMNEPLVESTAPYMRVLREEEDQVLHECLQELDEKYRIPIILYYFHEKKYEEIADILSINLSTIKTRLLRGKSMLKKLLEEAEKREGTING